Proteins found in one Hoplias malabaricus isolate fHopMal1 chromosome 17, fHopMal1.hap1, whole genome shotgun sequence genomic segment:
- the g3bp1 gene encoding ras GTPase-activating protein-binding protein 1, whose amino-acid sequence MVMEKPSAQLVGREFVRQYYTLLNQAPDYLHRFYGKNSSYVHGGMDNNGKPAEAVYGQSEIHKKVMALSFRDCHTKIRHVDAHATLNEGVVVQVMGELSNNMQPMRKFMQTFVLAPEGTVANKFYVHNDIFRYQDEVFGDSDSEPPEESEEDVEELEERVNSPEVPQEETAAFYEQTPCPDPEAPQEEVVVTPEPQVEPEAEPEPEPAIVEVKQEPVSLAEPHPVEKIQRAPSSPTPADPAPAAPEDNRPFSWALVTSKNLPQGGLVPPSGIPPHVVKAPATQPRVEVKTEAQTPAQRPQRDQRPRDQRPGPPPAQRATRPVREGESGDSEVRRVVRYPDSQQLFVGNVPHDVDKAELKEFFEQYGTVLELRINSGGKLPNFGFVVFDDSEPVQKILSNRPIKLRGDVRLNVEEKKTRSAREGDQRGIRPRGPGGPRDRIGGPRGPPPRGGMAQKPSFGAGRGAGSSEGRYTGPRQ is encoded by the exons ATGGTGATGGAGAAGCCAAGTGCCCAGCTTGTCGGGCGAGAGTTTGTCCGACAGTATTACACCCTTCTGAACCAGGCTCCTGATTATCTGCACAG GTTTTATGGTAAAAACTCCTCTTATGTGCATGGAGGCATGGACAACAATGGCAAGCCAGCAGAGGCGGTCTATGGACAGTCG GAAATTCATAAAAAGGTCATGGCACTGAGCTTCCGGGACTGTCACACTAAAATCAGACATGTTGATGCCCATGCGACCTTAAATGAGGGTGTTGTGGTGCAGGTGATGGGAGAGTTGTCCAACAACATGCAGCCTATGAGGAAATTCATGCAGACTTTTGTTTTGGCACCTGAG GGGACAGTTGCAAACAAATTTTACGTACACAATGACATTTTCCGCTATCAGGATGAGGTATTTGGGGATTCAGACTCTGAACCTCCTGAGG AGTCTGAAGAAGATGTGGAAGAACTGGAGGAGAGGGTGAACTCGCCAGAGGTGCCACAGGAAGAGACTGCAGCGTTCTATGAACAGACACCTTG CCCAGACCCAGAGGCCCCTCAGGAGGAGGTGGTAGTAACGCCAGAGCCCCAGGTGGAGCCAGAGGCAGAGCCGGAGCCTGAGCCTGCTATAGTGGAGGTGAAACAGGAGCCAGTCAGTCTGGCAGAACCACATCCTGTGGAGAAGATCCAGAGAGCCCCCTCCTCGCCCACACCGGCTGATCCTGCACCTGCTGCGCCAGAGGACAACCGG CCTTTCTCGTGGGCTTTGGTCACCAGTAAGAATCTCCCCCAAggaggattggtgcccccttcaggaaTTCCCCCTCATGTGGTCAAAGCCCCAGCAACTCAG CCCCGTGTGGAAGTAAAAACAGAAGCTCAGACCCCAGCACAGAGACCTCAAAGAGACCAGCGACCGCGTGACCAAAGACCAGGACCCCCTCCAGCACAGAGAGCTACTAGGCCAG TGCGGGAAGGTGAGAGCGGGGATTCTGAAGTGAGGAGGGTGGTCAGGTATCCTGACAGCCAGCAGCTGTTTGTAGGAAATGTACCACATGATGTAGACAAGGCAGAGCTGAAGGAATTCTTTGAGC AGTACGGCACAGTGCTGGAGTTGAGGATCAACAGTGGTGGCAAGCTCCCCAACTTCGGATTTGTGGTATTTGATGATTCTGAGCCTGTGCAGAAGATCCTGAGCAACAGG CCCATCAAGCTTCGAGGTGATGTGCGCCTGAACGTGGAGGAAAAGAAAACTCGTTCAGCACGTGAAGGAGACCAGCGAGGCATCCGCCCGAGGGGGCCCGGAGGACCTCGAGACAGGATAGGAGGGCCGAGGGGTCCACCTCCCAGAGGGGGCATGGCTCAGAAGCCCAGTTTTGGTGCAGGCCGCGGAGCAGGATCTAGCGAGGGTCGCTACACAGGACCACGTCAGTGA